A stretch of Blautia liquoris DNA encodes these proteins:
- the pdaA gene encoding delta-lactam-biosynthetic de-N-acetylase, translated as MENDFTELLKKLPLVAILLIASFFVGQLTARVVHSKETSAVLPASDGNWGLGFPEEGKTPTGNATIDELKDYNAYYAEDTDDKVIYLTFDCGYENGNTAPILDALKKHNVKASFFVVGTFIDSNPELIKRMVEEGHIVGNHTWHHPDMSAMSTKEAFSKELTDVEKKYEEITGKPMNKYYRPPQGKYNESNLQMAKDLGYKTFFWSLAYVDWYQDNQPTKEEAFKKLLGRIHPGAVVLLHSTSSTNAAILDELLTKWEEMGYTFKTIDQIGGSNEATSV; from the coding sequence CTGGAAAACGATTTTACCGAATTATTGAAAAAGCTGCCGCTTGTAGCAATTCTTTTAATCGCTTCTTTTTTTGTCGGGCAGCTGACAGCACGTGTTGTTCATTCAAAGGAAACGTCGGCTGTTCTTCCCGCTTCCGATGGAAACTGGGGACTTGGCTTTCCGGAAGAGGGGAAAACGCCGACAGGAAATGCCACAATTGATGAATTGAAGGACTATAATGCTTACTATGCCGAGGACACAGATGACAAGGTAATATATCTGACATTTGACTGTGGATATGAGAATGGAAATACAGCACCGATTCTTGACGCGCTGAAAAAGCATAATGTAAAGGCCTCATTTTTTGTTGTAGGAACCTTTATAGACTCTAATCCGGAACTGATAAAACGAATGGTTGAGGAAGGTCATATTGTTGGCAATCACACCTGGCATCATCCGGATATGTCTGCAATGTCAACGAAGGAAGCCTTTTCTAAAGAACTTACAGATGTAGAAAAAAAATATGAAGAGATAACCGGCAAGCCCATGAACAAATACTACCGGCCTCCGCAGGGAAAATATAATGAATCAAATCTTCAAATGGCAAAAGATTTGGGATATAAGACATTTTTCTGGAGTCTTGCCTATGTAGACTGGTATCAGGATAACCAGCCTACAAAGGAAGAAGCCTTTAAAAAATTACTGGGAAGGATCCATCCTGGTGCCGTGGTTCTTTTGCATAGCACCTCCAGTACAAATGCAGCAATTCTTGATGAACTGCTGACAAAGTGGGAAGAGATGGGTTATACCTTCAAGACTATCGATCAAATTGGAGGGTCTAACGAAGCAACGTCAGTCTGA
- a CDS encoding KUP/HAK/KT family potassium transporter yields the protein MSDIESQSKNGQIPIGMGAVLVAIGVVYGDIGTSPMYVMKSIISENGGLSEVSEPLILGSLSLVIWTLTLLTTVKYVLIAMKADNHGEGGIFALFSLVKKYGKWLIFPAMIGGAALLADGMLTPAVTVTTAIEGLRTIPFFQGLLGDNQNKIIVITLVIIGVLFLIQRAGTSSIGKAFGPIMTIWFAFLAVAGFFRIVEMPGIIKALNPIWALRILVSPDNKMGFMILGSVFLATTGAEALYSDMGHVGKGNIYISWPFVKICLIVNYLGQGAWLIQNKNLSALDRIKDMNPFFEMLPDSIRPVGVILGTVAAIIASQALITGSFTLVSEASRLNLMPHMQIHYPTMIKGQIYIPLVNTILWIACSSIVLFFRTSANMEAAYGLSITLTMLMTTVLLSIYLFKEKGKKIFGIIFLAFFGLLEGSFFVSSLSKFARGGYVALFMAFVLFAIMLVWDRGTKIENSQAVYLDIRHYVDQLRMLREDDSIPYQTDNLVYVTKDSKMKELDRDILYSILDRRPKRAKAYWFINIQVTDKPYTREYAVESFGTDFIFKIQLRLGFKVGQRVNVYLRQIVEDLIASGELPSQESNYSVYESNDVGNFQFCLIRKMLVPESDISPSGRATVALKYAIRRVAGTPARWYGLENSSLIFEYVPLFIKMKTHRPLDRVGKKEIEKHTDQTDVASLDPPI from the coding sequence ATGTCTGATATAGAAAGTCAGAGTAAAAACGGCCAGATACCAATCGGTATGGGAGCCGTTTTAGTTGCCATAGGTGTAGTATACGGTGATATTGGTACATCACCGATGTATGTTATGAAGTCGATTATTTCTGAGAATGGGGGATTAAGCGAAGTCAGTGAGCCCCTGATTTTAGGTTCGCTGTCTCTGGTAATCTGGACTTTGACGCTTCTGACGACGGTCAAATATGTGCTGATCGCAATGAAGGCTGACAATCATGGTGAGGGTGGAATTTTCGCACTTTTCAGTTTGGTAAAAAAATATGGAAAGTGGCTGATATTTCCGGCTATGATTGGCGGCGCTGCGTTGCTTGCAGATGGAATGTTAACACCTGCAGTGACAGTAACTACTGCAATCGAGGGATTAAGGACAATCCCCTTTTTTCAGGGACTTCTTGGTGATAACCAGAATAAGATTATTGTCATTACCTTGGTGATTATCGGTGTCTTGTTTTTAATCCAAAGAGCAGGGACATCGTCAATCGGAAAAGCTTTTGGTCCGATTATGACAATTTGGTTTGCTTTTCTTGCAGTTGCCGGATTTTTTCGTATTGTAGAAATGCCGGGTATTATCAAAGCTCTGAATCCGATCTGGGCACTCAGAATTTTAGTGAGTCCTGACAACAAGATGGGATTTATGATTCTGGGAAGTGTTTTTCTTGCGACAACCGGTGCAGAGGCCTTATATTCAGACATGGGACATGTAGGAAAAGGCAATATTTATATCAGTTGGCCATTCGTAAAGATCTGTCTGATTGTGAATTATCTGGGGCAGGGAGCATGGCTGATCCAAAATAAAAACCTGAGCGCCCTGGACAGAATAAAAGATATGAATCCATTTTTCGAGATGTTGCCTGACAGTATCCGTCCGGTCGGTGTTATCCTGGGAACGGTGGCTGCAATCATTGCTTCACAGGCTCTGATCACGGGATCATTTACCCTGGTATCTGAGGCGAGCAGACTGAATCTTATGCCTCATATGCAGATCCATTACCCCACTATGATAAAGGGACAGATCTACATCCCCCTTGTAAATACGATTCTATGGATTGCATGCTCCTCCATTGTATTGTTTTTCAGAACAAGTGCCAATATGGAGGCTGCCTATGGACTTTCCATCACATTGACGATGCTGATGACTACAGTACTGTTGTCCATATATCTGTTTAAAGAAAAGGGGAAAAAGATTTTCGGAATTATCTTTCTTGCATTCTTTGGCTTGTTGGAGGGTTCTTTCTTTGTATCGAGTCTGAGCAAATTTGCGAGAGGTGGTTATGTCGCTTTGTTTATGGCGTTTGTTCTTTTCGCAATTATGCTTGTCTGGGACAGAGGAACAAAGATCGAGAATTCACAGGCTGTATATCTCGATATTCGACATTATGTTGATCAGCTTAGAATGCTTCGTGAAGATGACAGTATTCCCTATCAGACGGATAATCTTGTTTATGTTACGAAAGATTCAAAGATGAAAGAACTTGACCGGGATATTTTATATTCGATTCTGGATAGACGCCCAAAGAGAGCAAAAGCGTACTGGTTTATCAACATTCAGGTAACCGATAAACCTTACACAAGAGAGTATGCAGTTGAGAGTTTTGGGACTGATTTTATCTTCAAGATTCAGCTTCGACTCGGATTTAAAGTTGGACAGAGGGTGAATGTATATCTGCGCCAGATTGTAGAGGATCTGATAGCAAGCGGGGAACTTCCCTCGCAGGAGAGCAATTATTCAGTGTACGAGTCCAATGATGTCGGAAACTTTCAATTTTGCCTGATACGTAAAATGCTGGTGCCTGAAAGCGACATCTCTCCATCCGGACGGGCGACCGTGGCATTAAAGTATGCCATAAGGCGTGTTGCGGGTACGCCCGCCAGATGGTATGGACTTGAAAATTCCTCCCTGATATTTGAGTATGTACCACTGTTTATCAAGATGAAAACGCATCGCCCGCTTGACCGGGTTGGAAAAAAAGAAATTGAAAAACATACGGATCAGACTGACGTTGCTTCGTTAGACCCTCCAATTTGA
- the rpsR gene encoding 30S ribosomal protein S18, producing MAYNRGERRGRRRKVCVFCGKDNVIDYKDANKLSRYVSERGKILPRRVTGNCAKHQREITSAVKRARHMAIMPYVND from the coding sequence ATGGCTTATAACAGAGGCGAAAGACGCGGACGCAGAAGAAAAGTATGTGTATTTTGCGGAAAAGATAATGTAATTGATTATAAAGATGCGAACAAATTAAGCAGATATGTATCTGAGAGGGGCAAGATCCTTCCCAGAAGAGTTACAGGAAACTGTGCAAAGCATCAAAGAGAGATTACATCTGCAGTTAAAAGAGCTCGTCACATGGCAATCATGCCATATGTCAATGATTAA
- the rpsF gene encoding 30S ribosomal protein S6, which yields MNKYELALVVNAKIDDEERAAVVEKAKSYITRFNGTVTDVEEWGKKKLAYEISHMREGFYYFIQFEADSDCPIQVEDNIRIMDNVLRYLVVRKEDKKQPEKEEA from the coding sequence ATGAACAAGTACGAGTTAGCATTAGTTGTAAATGCTAAAATTGATGACGAGGAAAGAGCAGCAGTCGTTGAAAAAGCGAAAAGCTATATCACTCGCTTCAATGGAACAGTCACCGATGTTGAAGAATGGGGCAAGAAAAAACTTGCTTACGAGATTTCACATATGCGTGAGGGCTTCTACTATTTCATTCAATTTGAAGCAGATTCTGACTGTCCGATACAAGTTGAAGACAATATCCGTATCATGGACAATGTATTGAGATATCTTGTTGTCAGAAAAGAAGACAAAAAACAGCCTGAAAAAGAAGAGGCATAA
- a CDS encoding radical SAM protein, with translation MADGFKNAATRAAFSAAIDGVLRYVNKDEEDREKAFNKLIDLAQKFLGDTFQSKVFDSARELVKDPDSKWMRFINCALNELDPHVIKMNALNLGYQAGFYGFKKTQALKEELGCNVPWIILMDPTSACNLHCTGCWAAEYGNRLNLSYEDLDSIVTQGKELGIYFYMMTGGEPLVRKDDIIKLCKKHKDCAFHAFTNGTLIDEKFCKEAAAAGNITFSLSLEGFEEVNDGRRGNGIFDKVMDAMDLMKAHGLLFGTSICYTSANYKTVTSDEFLKMIISKGVRFTWYFHYMPVGNDASVDLLPTKEQREYMYHRIRELRTNECDLPIFAMDFQNDGEYVGGCIAGGRFYAHINPNGDVEPCVFIHYSSANIHDMSLLDCFKQPLFMEYKKNQPFNENHLRPCPMLENPEKLTEMVEKTGAHSTDLQSPETAEHLCDKCEAYANCWKDEADELWKNSEDQRKKRKSSDVLFGK, from the coding sequence ATGGCTGATGGATTCAAAAACGCAGCGACTAGAGCAGCTTTTTCTGCAGCGATTGATGGCGTACTAAGATACGTGAATAAAGATGAAGAGGACAGAGAGAAGGCTTTTAATAAGCTGATTGATTTAGCACAAAAGTTTTTAGGCGATACCTTCCAGAGTAAAGTTTTTGACAGTGCAAGGGAATTGGTGAAAGATCCTGACAGTAAATGGATGCGCTTTATTAATTGTGCACTTAACGAACTTGATCCGCATGTAATAAAGATGAATGCACTGAATCTCGGTTATCAGGCCGGATTCTATGGCTTTAAAAAGACACAGGCTCTCAAAGAAGAATTGGGCTGTAATGTACCGTGGATTATTCTGATGGATCCTACAAGTGCCTGTAACCTGCATTGTACCGGATGCTGGGCGGCTGAGTACGGCAACAGACTAAACTTAAGTTACGAAGATCTGGATTCTATTGTGACGCAGGGCAAAGAACTAGGCATCTATTTTTACATGATGACTGGTGGCGAACCACTCGTGAGAAAAGATGATATCATTAAACTTTGCAAAAAGCATAAAGACTGTGCATTCCATGCGTTTACAAATGGAACGTTAATTGATGAGAAATTTTGTAAAGAGGCAGCTGCCGCAGGCAACATAACTTTCTCCCTAAGTCTGGAAGGATTTGAAGAAGTCAATGACGGCAGGCGAGGAAATGGTATCTTTGACAAAGTTATGGATGCCATGGATCTTATGAAGGCACATGGCCTGCTGTTTGGAACCTCTATCTGTTATACGAGTGCGAACTACAAGACAGTCACTTCAGATGAATTCCTGAAGATGATTATCTCAAAGGGTGTTCGTTTTACATGGTATTTCCATTATATGCCGGTTGGAAATGATGCGTCTGTTGACCTCCTCCCAACTAAGGAACAAAGAGAATATATGTATCACAGGATCAGAGAACTCAGGACTAATGAATGTGATCTGCCTATTTTTGCCATGGATTTCCAAAACGATGGCGAGTATGTCGGAGGGTGTATTGCCGGCGGAAGATTCTACGCTCATATCAACCCGAATGGGGATGTTGAGCCTTGCGTATTTATTCATTATTCCAGTGCGAATATCCATGATATGTCACTGCTTGACTGTTTCAAACAGCCTCTGTTTATGGAATATAAGAAGAATCAGCCGTTTAATGAAAATCATCTGAGACCTTGTCCAATGCTTGAAAACCCCGAAAAGCTCACTGAAATGGTGGAAAAGACGGGAGCTCACTCTACGGATCTGCAGTCCCCGGAAACGGCAGAGCATCTGTGTGATAAATGTGAAGCCTATGCCAACTGCTGGAAAGATGAGGCAGATGAACTTTGGAAGAATTCTGAAGATCAGAGAAAAAAGAGAAAATCGAGCGATGTATTGTTTGGTAAATAA
- a CDS encoding TetR/AcrR family transcriptional regulator C-terminal domain-containing protein has translation MPDSNITKNALASALKDLMKRKPFSKISVRDICDECGMNRKSFYYHFKDKYDLVNWIFYVDFVSEITVGSYENGWELLVALCDLFYKDKEFYHDALMIEGQNSFRDYFYETLQPLVSFFVQDIFHDSKEQEFFTIFIVEGFLATMVRWLSDDQDTTPRKFLSQIRDVIIALAASLKDDMEQEDE, from the coding sequence ATGCCAGATTCTAATATAACGAAAAACGCACTGGCGTCTGCTTTGAAAGATCTTATGAAACGGAAACCTTTCTCAAAGATCAGCGTCAGAGATATCTGTGATGAGTGTGGTATGAACCGCAAAAGTTTTTATTATCACTTTAAGGACAAATATGATCTGGTAAATTGGATTTTTTACGTAGACTTTGTCAGTGAGATTACCGTTGGATCGTATGAAAACGGGTGGGAACTCCTTGTTGCATTATGCGATCTTTTTTATAAGGATAAAGAATTCTACCATGATGCACTCATGATAGAAGGTCAGAATTCATTTCGTGATTACTTTTATGAGACTTTACAGCCGCTGGTAAGTTTTTTTGTACAGGACATCTTCCACGATTCCAAGGAACAAGAATTCTTTACTATATTTATTGTCGAGGGATTTCTGGCGACGATGGTTCGCTGGCTGTCCGATGATCAGGATACAACGCCAAGAAAGTTCTTAAGTCAGATCAGGGACGTTATCATAGCGCTGGCAGCCAGCCTGAAAGATGATATGGAGCAGGAAGATGAATAA
- a CDS encoding sensor histidine kinase, whose translation MKKSIRKRLAVTFMGLIALSVLLTGVVSYAFLPRYYLSKKAETLEHSWDLIDIDKDVSIDSGIRLLQFCINNNLNMIGTDSNLKTIWSYATDQEKQKMQVDLFGYVVVDDYRNVADVIKKTDKYQVQRFHDANVNLDYLELWGKMGNGGYYLVRTPLQSIRDASNLSNQFYFFIGFLILIAGGAAIWYLTKRIVKPIQELTGISQRMADLDFDAKYASGGEDEIGELGNNFNKMSKTLERTITELKTANVELQSDIDKKTEIDEMRKEFLSNVTHELKTPIALIQGYAEGLKDCVNDDDESRDFYCDVIIDESQKMNQMVKKMLTLNQLEFGNEQVEMERFDLADLIRGVLHSSHILIEQKEAHIIFDPDGPVIVWGDEFKVEEVFTNYLTNALNHLNDEKTIEITCEKTDDVVKTTVFNTGDPIPDEDMDNIWIKFYKVDKARTREYGGSGIGLSIVRAIMDSLHQKYGAINYENGVAFWFTLESD comes from the coding sequence CTAAAAAAGCCGAGACTCTTGAACACAGCTGGGATCTGATTGATATTGATAAGGATGTCTCAATCGATTCCGGTATCCGCCTTTTGCAGTTTTGCATTAACAATAATCTTAATATGATCGGTACAGATTCCAACTTAAAAACTATATGGTCCTATGCAACCGATCAGGAAAAACAAAAGATGCAGGTGGATCTTTTTGGATACGTCGTCGTAGATGATTATAGAAATGTTGCGGATGTCATCAAAAAAACAGACAAATATCAGGTACAGCGTTTTCATGATGCCAATGTAAATCTCGATTATCTGGAACTTTGGGGAAAGATGGGAAACGGGGGTTATTATCTGGTCAGGACTCCCCTGCAAAGTATCCGGGATGCCTCAAATCTTTCCAATCAGTTCTATTTTTTCATCGGTTTTTTGATTCTAATTGCGGGAGGAGCTGCCATCTGGTATCTCACAAAAAGGATTGTAAAACCGATACAGGAATTGACAGGTATTTCCCAGAGGATGGCGGATCTTGACTTTGATGCAAAATACGCAAGTGGCGGTGAGGATGAGATTGGCGAACTCGGAAACAATTTTAATAAGATGTCAAAGACACTGGAGCGGACGATTACTGAACTGAAAACAGCAAATGTAGAGCTGCAGAGTGATATTGATAAAAAAACAGAGATAGACGAAATGCGAAAAGAGTTTTTGTCAAATGTGACGCATGAACTGAAGACGCCGATTGCCTTGATTCAAGGTTATGCGGAAGGCTTAAAGGACTGTGTCAATGATGATGATGAAAGCCGCGATTTTTACTGTGATGTAATTATCGATGAATCGCAAAAAATGAACCAAATGGTAAAAAAAATGCTGACCTTAAACCAATTGGAATTCGGAAATGAACAAGTGGAGATGGAAAGGTTTGATCTGGCGGATCTGATTCGCGGAGTTTTGCATTCTTCACATATTTTAATAGAGCAAAAAGAGGCTCATATTATTTTTGATCCAGACGGCCCCGTCATAGTTTGGGGGGATGAATTTAAAGTGGAAGAAGTGTTTACTAATTATCTGACAAATGCGCTGAATCACCTCAATGATGAAAAGACAATTGAGATTACATGTGAAAAAACAGATGATGTAGTAAAAACAACCGTGTTTAATACGGGTGATCCTATTCCAGATGAAGATATGGATAACATCTGGATTAAATTCTACAAGGTAGACAAGGCCAGAACCAGAGAATATGGAGGAAGTGGTATTGGCCTTTCAATTGTCAGGGCTATTATGGACTCTTTACATCAGAAATATGGTGCAATTAACTATGAAAATGGTGTGGCCTTCTGGTTTACACTGGAATCCGATTGA